From the Burkholderia glumae LMG 2196 = ATCC 33617 genome, one window contains:
- the petA gene encoding ubiquinol-cytochrome c reductase iron-sulfur subunit, which yields MRDKEEKRVDSGRRTWLIATSVASGVGGVATVIPFAASLAPSAKAKAAGAPVEVDIGGLKPGEIVTVAWRGKPVWILNRTDAMLADVKKADPELADPQSKSTYSMPLPAYCANEYRSRAEHKHILVVMAVCTHLGCTPTSRFTPGPQPNLPDDWPGGFLCPCHGSTYDLAGRVFKNKPAPQNLDIPPYMFTSATTVVIGKDEKGEA from the coding sequence ATGCGAGACAAAGAAGAGAAACGCGTCGACAGCGGCCGCCGTACCTGGCTGATTGCGACATCCGTGGCGAGCGGGGTGGGCGGAGTCGCCACGGTCATACCGTTCGCGGCCTCGCTCGCGCCATCGGCCAAGGCGAAGGCGGCCGGCGCGCCGGTCGAGGTGGACATCGGCGGCCTGAAGCCGGGCGAGATCGTCACCGTGGCCTGGCGCGGCAAGCCGGTCTGGATCCTGAACCGCACCGACGCGATGCTCGCCGACGTGAAGAAGGCCGACCCCGAGCTGGCCGACCCGCAGTCCAAATCCACCTATTCGATGCCGCTGCCCGCGTACTGCGCGAACGAATATCGCTCGCGGGCCGAGCACAAGCACATCCTCGTCGTGATGGCCGTGTGTACGCACCTCGGCTGCACGCCCACCTCGCGCTTCACGCCCGGCCCGCAGCCGAACCTGCCCGACGACTGGCCGGGCGGCTTCCTGTGCCCGTGTCACGGCTCCACCTACGATCTGGCCGGCCGCGTGTTCAAGAACAAGCCCGCGCCGCAGAACCTCGACATCCCGCCTTACATGTTCACCTCGGCCACCACGGTCGTGATCGGCAAGGACGAGAAAGGAGAAGCGTGA
- a CDS encoding cytochrome b: protein MATDDKTVATTGLMGWIDARFPFTVTLKKHVTEYYAPKNFNFWYFFGSLALLVLVNQIVTGIFLTMNYKPDATLAFASVEYIMREVPWGWLIRYMHSTGASMFFIVVYLHMFRGLLYGSYRKPRELVWIFGCAIFLCLMAEAFFGYLLPWGQMSFWGAQVIVNLFSAIPFIGPDLSLWIRGDYVVSDVTLNRFFAFHVIAIPLVLVGLVVAHLIALHETGSNNPDGIEIKDKKDERGIPLDGIPFHPYYSVHDYFGVCVFLMIFALVVFFAPEMGGYFLEANNFVPANPLQTPPEIAPVWYFTAFYAMLRATTDPFKIVLMVVIAVLGLTALWRARGKWRIGLPVLAAALIAFMALTESKFWGVVVMGGAVISLFFLPWLDRSPVKSIRYRPTFHKVFLGMFVVAFLTLGFLGTQSPSPAKTLIAQVCALVYFAFFLGMPLWTPLGTFKQPPERVKFRPH from the coding sequence ATGGCCACCGACGACAAGACTGTCGCCACGACGGGTTTGATGGGCTGGATCGATGCGCGTTTCCCGTTCACGGTCACGCTCAAGAAGCACGTGACCGAGTACTACGCGCCGAAGAACTTCAACTTCTGGTACTTCTTCGGCTCGCTCGCGCTGCTGGTGCTGGTGAACCAGATCGTCACCGGCATCTTCCTGACGATGAACTACAAGCCCGATGCGACGCTCGCGTTCGCGTCGGTCGAGTACATCATGCGCGAGGTGCCGTGGGGCTGGCTGATCCGCTACATGCACTCGACGGGCGCCTCGATGTTCTTCATCGTGGTCTACCTGCACATGTTCCGCGGGCTGCTGTACGGCTCGTACCGCAAGCCGCGCGAACTGGTGTGGATCTTCGGCTGCGCGATCTTCCTGTGCCTGATGGCCGAGGCGTTCTTCGGCTACCTGCTGCCGTGGGGCCAGATGTCGTTCTGGGGCGCGCAGGTGATCGTGAACCTGTTCTCGGCGATTCCGTTCATCGGGCCGGACCTCTCGCTCTGGATCCGTGGCGACTACGTGGTGTCCGACGTCACGCTCAACCGCTTCTTCGCGTTCCACGTGATCGCGATTCCGCTGGTGCTGGTGGGGCTGGTGGTTGCGCATCTGATCGCGCTGCACGAGACGGGCTCGAACAACCCGGACGGCATCGAGATCAAGGACAAGAAGGACGAGCGCGGCATTCCGCTCGACGGCATCCCGTTCCACCCCTATTACTCCGTGCATGACTACTTCGGGGTCTGCGTGTTCCTGATGATCTTCGCGCTGGTGGTGTTCTTCGCGCCGGAGATGGGCGGCTACTTCCTCGAGGCCAACAACTTCGTGCCCGCCAACCCGCTGCAGACGCCGCCCGAGATCGCGCCGGTGTGGTACTTCACCGCGTTCTACGCGATGCTGCGCGCCACCACCGATCCGTTCAAGATCGTGCTGATGGTGGTGATCGCCGTGCTCGGGCTGACCGCGCTCTGGCGCGCCCGCGGCAAGTGGCGGATCGGCCTGCCGGTGCTGGCCGCCGCGCTGATCGCGTTCATGGCGCTGACCGAATCGAAGTTCTGGGGCGTGGTGGTGATGGGCGGCGCCGTGATCTCGCTGTTCTTCCTGCCCTGGCTCGACCGCAGCCCGGTGAAATCGATCCGCTACCGTCCCACGTTCCACAAGGTGTTCCTCGGGATGTTCGTCGTCGCGTTCCTGACGCTCGGCTTCCTCGGCACCCAGTCGCCGTCGCCTGCCAAGACGCTGATCGCGCAGGTGTGCGCGCTGGTCTACTTCGCGTTTTTCCTCGGCATGCCGCTCTGGACCCCGCTTGGCACGTTCAAGCAGCCGCCCGAGCGCGTCAAGTTCCGGCCCCATTAA
- a CDS encoding cytochrome c1, with protein sequence MRTLLKTFLLIGATSLALLGGTARAGEGNFPLDRAPDNAENLVALQHGAQLFVNYCLNCHSANLMRYNRLTDLGISQKEIEANLLFTTDKVGNTMSVAMRPDDAKRWFGVAPPDLSVEARARGRDWLYTYLRSFYRDETRPTGWNNAVFENVSMPHVLWQLQGQRVPKYEEATNEETGEKERKLVGFQTVTPGTLSPVDYDAAVADLVAYLGWMSEPEQQTRKRVGVWVLLFLGILTFFAWRLNAAYWKDIK encoded by the coding sequence ATGAGGACGCTATTGAAGACGTTCCTGCTGATCGGTGCGACGTCGCTGGCACTGCTGGGCGGCACGGCGCGGGCCGGTGAGGGTAATTTTCCGCTCGACCGGGCGCCCGATAACGCGGAAAATCTCGTTGCTCTGCAACATGGCGCGCAATTGTTTGTAAACTATTGCCTGAATTGTCATAGCGCGAATCTGATGCGCTACAACCGTCTGACGGATCTGGGGATCTCCCAGAAGGAGATTGAGGCGAACCTCCTGTTCACGACGGACAAGGTCGGCAATACGATGTCGGTGGCGATGCGGCCCGACGACGCCAAGCGCTGGTTCGGCGTGGCGCCGCCCGACCTCTCGGTGGAGGCGCGCGCGCGCGGCCGCGACTGGCTCTATACGTATCTGCGAAGTTTCTACCGCGACGAGACGCGCCCGACGGGCTGGAACAACGCGGTGTTCGAGAACGTCAGCATGCCTCATGTGCTGTGGCAGTTGCAGGGGCAGCGCGTGCCGAAATACGAGGAAGCGACGAACGAGGAGACGGGCGAGAAGGAGCGCAAGCTCGTCGGCTTCCAGACCGTCACGCCGGGGACGCTGTCGCCGGTGGATTATGATGCTGCCGTGGCCGACCTCGTCGCGTATCTGGGCTGGATGTCCGAGCCCGAGCAGCAGACCCGCAAGCGCGTGGGCGTCTGGGTGCTGCTGTTCCTCGGCATCCTGACCTTTTTCGCCTGGCGGCTCAACGCCGCTTATTGGAAAGATATCAAGTAG
- a CDS encoding glutathione S-transferase N-terminal domain-containing protein, with the protein MMVLYSGTTCPFSQRCRLVLFEKGMDFEIRDVDLFNKPEDIAVMNPYGQVPILVERDLILYESNIINEYIDERFPHPQLMPADPVQRARARLFLLNFEKELFVHVSTLENEKGKAAEKNHEKARLAIRDRLTQLAPIFVKNKYMLGEEFSMLDVAIAPLLWRLDHYGIELSKNAAPLMKYAERIFSRPAYIEALTPSEKVMRR; encoded by the coding sequence ATGATGGTTCTGTATTCCGGCACGACGTGCCCCTTCTCCCAGCGCTGCCGGCTGGTGCTGTTCGAAAAGGGCATGGACTTCGAGATTCGCGATGTGGACTTGTTCAACAAGCCCGAGGACATCGCCGTGATGAATCCCTACGGTCAGGTGCCGATTCTCGTCGAGCGTGATCTGATTCTGTACGAATCGAACATCATCAACGAGTACATCGACGAGCGCTTCCCGCACCCGCAGCTGATGCCGGCCGACCCGGTGCAACGCGCGCGCGCGCGCCTGTTCCTGCTGAATTTCGAGAAGGAGCTGTTCGTTCACGTCAGCACGCTCGAGAACGAGAAGGGCAAGGCTGCCGAGAAGAACCACGAGAAGGCGCGCCTCGCGATTCGCGACCGGCTCACGCAGCTCGCGCCGATCTTCGTGAAGAACAAGTACATGCTTGGCGAGGAGTTCTCGATGCTCGACGTGGCGATCGCGCCGCTGTTGTGGCGCCTCGATCACTACGGCATCGAGCTGTCGAAGAACGCGGCACCGCTGATGAAGTATGCCGAGCGCATTTTCAGCCGTCCGGCCTACATCGAGGCGCTGACGCCGTCGGAAAAGGTGATGCGCCGTTAA
- a CDS encoding ClpXP protease specificity-enhancing factor produces MQETSTKPYLLRALYEWCTDNGYTPHIAVRVDNSTRVPRQYVRDGEIVLNISFEATTALQMGNDWIEFTARFAGKAHKLEVPVANVLAIYARENGQGMAFQVDLAADEPGETTLVEADEAESGGAGGSRSAAGAAEPSEGADVPSGSAPPSPSPDDDGSSGKSNRPRLKIVK; encoded by the coding sequence ATGCAAGAGACTTCCACGAAGCCGTATCTGCTGCGCGCGCTCTACGAGTGGTGCACGGACAACGGCTATACGCCGCACATCGCGGTGCGCGTCGACAACTCGACGCGCGTGCCGCGGCAGTACGTGCGCGACGGCGAGATCGTATTGAACATCAGCTTCGAGGCGACCACCGCGCTGCAGATGGGCAACGACTGGATCGAATTCACCGCGCGTTTCGCGGGCAAGGCGCACAAGCTGGAGGTGCCGGTGGCGAACGTGCTCGCGATCTATGCGCGCGAGAACGGGCAGGGCATGGCGTTCCAGGTCGACCTGGCGGCCGATGAGCCGGGCGAGACGACGCTGGTCGAAGCCGATGAGGCCGAGAGCGGCGGCGCGGGCGGCTCGCGTTCGGCTGCGGGCGCGGCCGAGCCCTCGGAAGGCGCGGACGTGCCCTCCGGCTCGGCTCCGCCCTCGCCGTCACCCGACGACGACGGCTCGTCGGGCAAGAGCAATCGCCCCCGCCTGAAGATCGTGAAATGA